One stretch of Bombus pascuorum chromosome 14, iyBomPasc1.1, whole genome shotgun sequence DNA includes these proteins:
- the LOC132913903 gene encoding cyclin-dependent kinase 1, which produces MENFVKIEKIGEGTYGVVYKGKHKKTGEIVAMKKIRLESDDEGIPSTAIREISLLKELPHPNIVRLMDVLMEETRLYLIFEYLTMDLKKYMDTLGTGKLMEPKMVKSYLFQITRAILFCHKRRILHRDLKPQNLLIDKSGLIKVADFGLGRAFGIPVRVYTHEVVTLWYRAPEILLGTNRYSCAIDIWSIGCIFAEMATKKPLFQGDSEIDQLFRIFRILRTPTEEIWPGVTQLSDYKATFPNWITNNLESQVKTLDADGLDLLQMMLIYDPVHRISARAILKHSYFNDLDMSKIPSP; this is translated from the exons ATGGagaattttgtgaaaattgaaaagatcGGTGAAG gTACATATGGAGTAGTGTACAAGGGAAAGCACAAGAAAACTGGAGAGATTGTAGCAATGAAAAAGATTCGTTTAGAAAGCGACGATGAAGGAATACCATCCACAGCGATTCGTGAGATTTCTTTGCTCAAAGAATTGCCACATCCCAATATTGTCAGACTAATGGATGTTCTGATGGAAGAAACcagattatatttaattttcgaatatCTTACTATGgatttgaagaaatatatgGATACTTTGGGTACTGGAAAGTTAATGGAGCCAAAAATGGTTAAATCCTATTTATTTCAG aTTACACGTGCTATTCTTTTCTGTCACAAGCGCAGAATATTGCATCGTGATTTAAAGCCACAAAATTTACTGATTGATAAATCGGGATTGATTAAGGTAGCAGACTTCGGTCTTGGAAGAGCCTTTGGCATACCAGTTAGAGTATATACACATGAAGTAGTCACTTTATGGTACAGAGCTCCAGAAATCCTTCTTGGTACTAATAGATATTCGTGTGCCATTGATATCTGGAGTATAGGTTGTATATTTGCTGAAATGGCAACAAAGAAACCATTATTTCAAGGAGATAGTGAAATTGATCAGTTGTTTAGAATATTTCG GATACTGAGGACACCTACCGAAGAGATATGGCCTGGCGTAACACAATTATCAGATTATAAAGCTACATTTCCAAATTGGataacaaacaatttggaatcACAAGTTAAAACATTAGACGCAGATGGCCTTGATCTGTTACAAATGATGCTTATCTATGATCCTGTGCATAGAATATCGGCACGTGCTATTCTGAAACACTCTTACTTCAACGATTTAGATATGTCGAAAATACCATCGCCATAA
- the LOC132913904 gene encoding apolipoprotein D-like, which produces MKTLFFLTFLLGCFILARPHTYHMGACPIVPPMSGFQMNKFLGVWYVIQKTSTASNCITYNYTRGEEPGEYVITQDSNHPILGLTPLKHEYHYTGELSVPEPSTPARMLVRFPLSVAGSASHVVFATDYVNYAGIFTCQKLTFAHRQSATILSRHRELDKSYVDDIRQFLAKSGVDPFDLSIISQSGCPRGNNSLDINVDPNTFTAENLGNVVRKAGEKIGDGVQWVASAGSKVYHKLSGSEEKSTSKPEENTRAAITRNYETNEVEWIP; this is translated from the exons ATGAAGACTCTATTCTTTTTGACATTCCTACTGGGATGCTTTATCCTGGCTAGGCCACACACATATCACATGGGGGCTTGCCCCATCGTGCCACCCATGTCGGGATTTCAAATGAACAAA TTTTTAGGTGTGTGGTACGTAATCCAGAAAACATCGACTGCTAGCAATTGCATCACTTACAACTATACTCGTGGAGAAGAACCAGGcgaatacgtcataacgcaggATTCCAATCACCCAATATTag GTCTTACGCCATTGAAGCACGAGTATCATTACACCGGTGAATTGAGCGTTCCGGAACCAAGTACGCCGGCACGAATGCTAGTTCGTTTTCCTCTTA GTGTAGCCGGAAGTGCGTCTCACGTAGTATTCGCTACAGATTATGTGAACTACGCTGGTATCTTTACATGCCAGAAGCTGACGTTCGCTCATCGTCAAAGTGCGACGATCCTCTCCAGGCACCGAGAATTAGACAAGAGCTACGTGGACGACATACGCCAATTTTTGGCCAAATCCGGTGTGGATCCTTTTGATTTGAGCATCATCTCTCAATCTGGATGTCCTCGCGGCAACAATAGTCTGGACATCAACGTGGATCCGAATACTTTTACAGCTGAGAACCTTGGAAACGTGGTTCGTAAAGCTGGAGAAAAAATCGGCGATGGTGTCCAATGGGTGGCCAGTGCAGGAAGCAAAGTATACCATAAATTGTCCGGAAGTGAAGAGAAAAGTACTAGCAAACCTGAGGAGAACACCAGAGCAGCCATTACGAGGAATTATGAAACGAACGAAGTCGAATGGATTCCTTAG
- the LOC132913905 gene encoding acidic phospholipase A2 PA4-like isoform X3: MKQMLAVFLLLIPTLWGDETEASVLVADTTMSRMVELYASAPFCDLYTDRGVIQKMILGADPKKVRQMSANLVADLEETCKASREKGKNQPPGSGLIYPGTKWCGPGTLAKSYDDLGHHADEDACCREHDHCPLTISPKECINGICNNSPFTRSYCDCDAKFRRCLQNLNSEVANTLGALFFNVIQVTCFKERRPCSQWQRNGYTEEESNRLCSEYKFQPSDKYVPLMPLNVN; this comes from the exons ATGAAACAG ATGCTTGCAGTATTCCTGTTGTTAATACCTACGCTTTGGGGAGATGAAACCGAAGCTAGCGTTCTCGTGGCAGACACCACAATGTCCAGAATGGTTGAATTGTACGCCAGTGCTCCCTTCTGCGACTTGTACACCGACCGTGGTGTTATTCAGAAAATGATCCTTGGAGCTGATCCGAAAAAGGTCCGACAAATGTCGGCGAACCTCGTAGCAGACTTGGAGGAAACGTGTAAAGCTTCTCGTGAAAAAGGAAAG AACCAGCCTCCAGGCAGTGGATTGATCTATCCAGGCACAAAATGGTGTGGACCAGGCACTTTGGCAAAATCGTACGACGACCTTGGTCACCACGCAGACGAGGACGCTTGTTGCAGAGAACACGACCACTGTCCGCTCACTATATCGCCTAAAGAGTGCATTAATGGCATATGTAACAATTCACCGTTCACACGGTCCTACTGTGACTGCGATGCCAAGTTCCGTAGATGCCTGCAGAACCTTAATTCTGAAGTGGCGAACACCCTTGGTGCCCTTTTCTTCAACGTGATACAAGTGACTTGTTTTAAGGAGAGGCGTCCGTGCTCGCAATGGCAGAG AAATGGTTACACGGAAGAGGAGTCGAACCGGTTGTGCTCCGAGTACAAATTCCAACCAAGCGACAAGTACGTGCCGTTGATGCCCTTGAACGTGAACTAG
- the LOC132913905 gene encoding phospholipase A2-like isoform X1, producing the protein MKQMLAVFLLLIPTLWGDETEASVLVADTTMSRMVELYASAPFCDLYTDRGVIQKMILGADPKKVRQMSANLVADLEETCKASREKGKNQPPGSGLIYPGTKWCGPGTLAKSYDDLGHHADEDACCREHDHCPLTISPKECINGICNNSPFTRSYCDCDAKFRRCLQNLNSEVANTLGALFFNVIQVTCFKERRPCSQWQSCPHIWVNSTRYEYPNSPRDYYTHKVLLLKTILQVIRDVLRKKQLVSSLLHMTID; encoded by the exons ATGAAACAG ATGCTTGCAGTATTCCTGTTGTTAATACCTACGCTTTGGGGAGATGAAACCGAAGCTAGCGTTCTCGTGGCAGACACCACAATGTCCAGAATGGTTGAATTGTACGCCAGTGCTCCCTTCTGCGACTTGTACACCGACCGTGGTGTTATTCAGAAAATGATCCTTGGAGCTGATCCGAAAAAGGTCCGACAAATGTCGGCGAACCTCGTAGCAGACTTGGAGGAAACGTGTAAAGCTTCTCGTGAAAAAGGAAAG AACCAGCCTCCAGGCAGTGGATTGATCTATCCAGGCACAAAATGGTGTGGACCAGGCACTTTGGCAAAATCGTACGACGACCTTGGTCACCACGCAGACGAGGACGCTTGTTGCAGAGAACACGACCACTGTCCGCTCACTATATCGCCTAAAGAGTGCATTAATGGCATATGTAACAATTCACCGTTCACACGGTCCTACTGTGACTGCGATGCCAAGTTCCGTAGATGCCTGCAGAACCTTAATTCTGAAGTGGCGAACACCCTTGGTGCCCTTTTCTTCAACGTGATACAAGTGACTTGTTTTAAGGAGAGGCGTCCGTGCTCGCAATGGCAGAG TTGTCCCCATATCTGGGTAAATTCGACACGGTACGAATATCCTAACTCGCCGCGGGACTATTACACCCACAAGGTCCTTCTCTTGAAGACAATCCTCCAGGTGATACGTGATGTTCTCAGGAAGAAACAACTTGTATCTTCGTTGCTACATATGACCATCGATTAG
- the LOC132913905 gene encoding phospholipase A2-like isoform X2, whose protein sequence is MLAVFLLLIPTLWGDETEASVLVADTTMSRMVELYASAPFCDLYTDRGVIQKMILGADPKKVRQMSANLVADLEETCKASREKGKNQPPGSGLIYPGTKWCGPGTLAKSYDDLGHHADEDACCREHDHCPLTISPKECINGICNNSPFTRSYCDCDAKFRRCLQNLNSEVANTLGALFFNVIQVTCFKERRPCSQWQSCPHIWVNSTRYEYPNSPRDYYTHKVLLLKTILQVIRDVLRKKQLVSSLLHMTID, encoded by the exons ATGCTTGCAGTATTCCTGTTGTTAATACCTACGCTTTGGGGAGATGAAACCGAAGCTAGCGTTCTCGTGGCAGACACCACAATGTCCAGAATGGTTGAATTGTACGCCAGTGCTCCCTTCTGCGACTTGTACACCGACCGTGGTGTTATTCAGAAAATGATCCTTGGAGCTGATCCGAAAAAGGTCCGACAAATGTCGGCGAACCTCGTAGCAGACTTGGAGGAAACGTGTAAAGCTTCTCGTGAAAAAGGAAAG AACCAGCCTCCAGGCAGTGGATTGATCTATCCAGGCACAAAATGGTGTGGACCAGGCACTTTGGCAAAATCGTACGACGACCTTGGTCACCACGCAGACGAGGACGCTTGTTGCAGAGAACACGACCACTGTCCGCTCACTATATCGCCTAAAGAGTGCATTAATGGCATATGTAACAATTCACCGTTCACACGGTCCTACTGTGACTGCGATGCCAAGTTCCGTAGATGCCTGCAGAACCTTAATTCTGAAGTGGCGAACACCCTTGGTGCCCTTTTCTTCAACGTGATACAAGTGACTTGTTTTAAGGAGAGGCGTCCGTGCTCGCAATGGCAGAG TTGTCCCCATATCTGGGTAAATTCGACACGGTACGAATATCCTAACTCGCCGCGGGACTATTACACCCACAAGGTCCTTCTCTTGAAGACAATCCTCCAGGTGATACGTGATGTTCTCAGGAAGAAACAACTTGTATCTTCGTTGCTACATATGACCATCGATTAG